A genomic region of Diceros bicornis minor isolate mBicDic1 chromosome 39, mDicBic1.mat.cur, whole genome shotgun sequence contains the following coding sequences:
- the ADAT2 gene encoding tRNA-specific adenosine deaminase 2 isoform X1, translating to MIKWSQMPGLQSQPLTWANSITSPCLHLLAKEALENTEVPVGCLMVYNNEVVGKGRNEVNQTKNATRHAEMVAIDQALDWCHRSGKSPSEVFEHTVLYVTVEPCVMCAAALRLMKIPLVVYGCQNERFGGCGSVLNIASADLPNTGRPFQCVPGYRAEEAVEMLKTFYKQENPNAPKSKVRKKECQKS from the exons atgattaAATGGAGCCAGATGCCTGGGCTTCAGTCCCAGCCTCTCACGTGGGCAAATTCCATAACCTCCCCGTGTCTCCATCTCCTC GCCAAAGAAGCCTTAGAAAATACTGAAGTTCCTGTTGGCTGCCTTATGGTCTACAACAATGAAGTTGTGGGGAAGGGAAGAAATGAAGTTAATCAAACCAAAAAT GCTACTCGACATGCAGAAATGGTGGCCATCGATCAGGCCCTAGATTGGTGTCATCGGAGTGGCAAGAGTCCTTCTGAAGTGTTTGAGCACACCGTGCTGTACGTCACCGTGGAGCCCTGTGTCATGTGCGCGGCTGCTCTCCGCCTGATGA AAATTCCACTGGTTGTATATGGCTGTCAGAATGAACGATTTGGTGGTTGTGGCTCTGTTCTAAACATCGCCTCTGCTGACTTACCGAATACTGGGAGACCTTTTCAG TGCGTTCCTGGATATCGGGCCGAGGAAGCAGTGGAGATGTTAAAGACCTTCTACAAACAGGAAAATCCAAACG CACCAAAATCAAAGGTTCGGAAAAAGGAATGTCAGAAATCCTGA
- the ADAT2 gene encoding tRNA-specific adenosine deaminase 2 isoform X2: protein MEAEAASSASSASPEETEKWMEEAMQMAKEALENTEVPVGCLMVYNNEVVGKGRNEVNQTKNATRHAEMVAIDQALDWCHRSGKSPSEVFEHTVLYVTVEPCVMCAAALRLMKIPLVVYGCQNERFGGCGSVLNIASADLPNTGRPFQCVPGYRAEEAVEMLKTFYKQENPNAPKSKVRKKECQKS, encoded by the exons ATGGAGGCGGAGGCGGCGTCCAGCGCGAGCTCGGCGTCGCCGGAGGAGACCGAGAAGTGGATGGAGGAGGCCATGCAGATG GCCAAAGAAGCCTTAGAAAATACTGAAGTTCCTGTTGGCTGCCTTATGGTCTACAACAATGAAGTTGTGGGGAAGGGAAGAAATGAAGTTAATCAAACCAAAAAT GCTACTCGACATGCAGAAATGGTGGCCATCGATCAGGCCCTAGATTGGTGTCATCGGAGTGGCAAGAGTCCTTCTGAAGTGTTTGAGCACACCGTGCTGTACGTCACCGTGGAGCCCTGTGTCATGTGCGCGGCTGCTCTCCGCCTGATGA AAATTCCACTGGTTGTATATGGCTGTCAGAATGAACGATTTGGTGGTTGTGGCTCTGTTCTAAACATCGCCTCTGCTGACTTACCGAATACTGGGAGACCTTTTCAG TGCGTTCCTGGATATCGGGCCGAGGAAGCAGTGGAGATGTTAAAGACCTTCTACAAACAGGAAAATCCAAACG CACCAAAATCAAAGGTTCGGAAAAAGGAATGTCAGAAATCCTGA